The uncultured Campylobacter sp. genome includes a region encoding these proteins:
- the gatB gene encoding Asp-tRNA(Asn)/Glu-tRNA(Gln) amidotransferase subunit GatB has translation MFETVIGLEVHCQLNTKTKIFCSCPTSFGDEANSHVCPTCLALPGALPVLNEEAVKKAISFGTAVNATINRKSVFDRKNYFYPDLPKAYQISQWMIPIVEHGELFIAADGQSKRIGITRAHLEEDAGKNNHESSRSLVDLNRAGTPLLEIVSEPDMRSADEAVAYLKKLHSILRFLNISDANMQEGSFRCDVNVSIRPQGEQKLYTRVEIKNLNSFKFIQKAIEFEIERQIEAWQDGKYEQEVVQETRLFDTAKFITKPMRSKEDSAEYRYFPDPDLLTVIVDDEMLAAAQQIPELPDQKKARYVRELGVKEKDAEIIISTYENARFFEDLIAAGHEPKLCVSWLTVELAGRLKNGVTIEDSPVNSAKMNELLSAIEGGAVSQKAAKEVLDYLMEHDEVVSSVIDKLGLRQVSDDGAILKVIARVMSENEEKVADYRGGKDKLFGFFVGQVMKEGKGAFNPAKVNELLKQKLG, from the coding sequence ATGTTTGAAACCGTGATCGGCCTGGAGGTACACTGCCAGCTAAATACCAAAACCAAAATTTTCTGCTCCTGCCCCACGAGCTTCGGCGATGAGGCGAATTCGCACGTCTGCCCGACCTGCTTGGCGCTTCCGGGCGCTCTTCCCGTGCTAAACGAGGAGGCGGTTAAAAAAGCCATCAGCTTCGGCACCGCCGTCAATGCGACGATCAATCGCAAGTCGGTATTCGACCGCAAAAACTACTTCTATCCCGACCTTCCAAAGGCGTATCAAATTTCGCAGTGGATGATCCCGATCGTCGAGCACGGCGAGCTTTTTATAGCTGCGGACGGACAGAGCAAGCGCATCGGCATTACGCGCGCGCACCTAGAGGAGGACGCGGGCAAGAATAATCACGAAAGCTCGCGCAGCCTGGTCGATCTAAATCGCGCCGGTACGCCGCTTTTAGAGATCGTAAGCGAGCCCGATATGCGCTCTGCGGACGAGGCGGTCGCGTATCTGAAAAAACTCCATAGCATTTTGCGCTTTTTAAATATCAGCGACGCAAACATGCAGGAAGGCTCGTTTCGCTGCGACGTAAACGTCAGCATCCGCCCGCAAGGCGAGCAAAAGCTCTACACGCGCGTGGAGATTAAAAATTTAAACTCCTTTAAATTTATCCAAAAGGCGATCGAATTTGAGATTGAGCGTCAGATCGAAGCGTGGCAGGACGGCAAATATGAGCAAGAGGTCGTGCAAGAAACCCGCCTTTTCGACACCGCTAAGTTTATCACCAAACCGATGCGTAGCAAGGAAGACAGCGCCGAGTATCGCTACTTCCCAGACCCCGACCTGCTAACCGTGATCGTGGATGACGAGATGCTGGCTGCTGCGCAGCAGATCCCCGAGCTGCCCGATCAAAAAAAGGCACGCTACGTCCGCGAGCTGGGCGTTAAAGAGAAGGACGCTGAGATTATAATCTCGACCTACGAAAACGCACGATTTTTTGAGGATCTGATCGCGGCGGGGCACGAGCCTAAACTTTGCGTGAGCTGGCTTACTGTCGAGCTTGCGGGCAGGCTTAAAAACGGCGTTACGATCGAGGATTCGCCCGTAAACAGCGCGAAGATGAACGAGCTTTTAAGCGCGATCGAAGGCGGCGCAGTGTCGCAAAAGGCCGCCAAAGAGGTGCTTGATTATCTAATGGAGCACGACGAGGTGGTAAGCTCGGTCATCGACAAGCTAGGCTTGAGGCAGGTAAGCGACGACGGTGCGATTTTGAAGGTCATAGCGCGCGTGATGAGCGAAAACGAGGAGAAGGTCGCAGACTACCGCGGCGGCAAGGACAAGCTATTCGGCTTCTTTGTAGGTCAAGTGATGAAAGAGGGCAAGGGCGCGTTTAATCCCGCAAAAGTAAACGAGCTTTTGAAACAGAAGCTGGGCTGA
- a CDS encoding F0F1 ATP synthase subunit A, with protein MLKDIFLFGGLISYDHTFIYLFYFFLVVAIIVAVALCSTRSLQLVPHGMQNIAEAYLSGVLTIGKDAMGSEEQAKKYLPLIATLGFVIFFSNVIGLVPGFESPSASLNLTLSLTLCVWLYYHFEGVREHGVINYLKHFMGPVKILAPFMFVIEIVSHFSRVVSLSFRLFGNIKGDDTFLLVMLTLAPALIPMVPFALLTFMAILQTFIFMVLSYVYLAGAVIVDEH; from the coding sequence ATGCTAAAAGACATCTTCCTTTTTGGCGGTTTAATTTCTTACGACCACACTTTTATCTACCTTTTTTACTTCTTTTTGGTCGTCGCTATCATCGTAGCCGTCGCGCTTTGCTCCACTCGCTCGCTTCAGCTTGTGCCCCACGGCATGCAAAACATCGCCGAAGCCTACCTAAGCGGCGTACTAACGATCGGTAAGGACGCGATGGGTAGCGAGGAGCAAGCCAAAAAATATCTTCCGCTAATCGCAACATTGGGATTTGTGATATTTTTTAGTAACGTTATCGGCTTGGTGCCGGGCTTTGAGTCGCCGAGCGCGAGTCTAAATTTAACCCTTTCGCTTACGCTTTGCGTTTGGTTGTATTACCATTTTGAGGGCGTTCGCGAGCACGGCGTGATCAACTACCTAAAGCACTTTATGGGTCCGGTGAAAATCCTAGCTCCGTTTATGTTCGTCATAGAGATCGTCTCGCATTTTTCGCGCGTCGTATCGCTTTCTTTCCGACTTTTCGGTAATATCAAAGGCGACGATACCTTCCTTCTTGTTATGCTTACTCTCGCTCCTGCGCTAATACCGATGGTACCGTTTGCGCTGCTTACTTTTATGGCGATTTTACAGACTTTTATTTTCATGGTTTTAAGCTACGTTTATCTAGCGGGCGCCGTGATCGTCGATGAGCATTAA
- a CDS encoding HrcA family transcriptional regulator, whose amino-acid sequence MKTNKRDMILESIISAYLDSNTPIGSSELGERMGVAMSASSIRIYFKRLSDEGALTQLHVSGGRIPTVATMQDYWRARLSFDDELKIDDARELEAVLEDFEIYCMIFNAENEALSEVINHDDRFIILTFRTDEIILKYDFRVFKFLSNLIGISLGDLELASMQIGLRELSTKIRELKNSKIEFLCNEVVAYKIFKDERFKILLNPSIAVNFTKNLIFAPYFEHGFMGIKRPVKFEGKDATMICAGSVYENYEKFFNYAKGVA is encoded by the coding sequence GTGAAAACGAATAAACGTGATATGATCCTGGAATCCATCATTTCCGCCTATCTCGATAGCAACACCCCGATCGGATCTTCAGAGCTGGGTGAGCGTATGGGCGTAGCGATGTCAGCGTCTAGCATCCGAATTTATTTTAAGCGCTTAAGCGACGAGGGGGCTTTGACGCAGCTTCATGTAAGCGGTGGTAGAATTCCGACGGTTGCGACGATGCAGGATTACTGGCGCGCTAGGCTTAGCTTCGACGATGAGTTGAAAATAGACGATGCTCGCGAGCTAGAAGCGGTGCTTGAGGATTTTGAAATTTACTGTATGATTTTCAACGCCGAAAACGAAGCCCTAAGCGAAGTCATCAATCACGATGATCGTTTCATAATCCTTACATTTAGAACGGATGAGATTATCTTAAAATACGATTTTAGAGTTTTTAAATTCCTATCAAATTTAATAGGAATTTCACTCGGAGATTTGGAGCTAGCTTCGATGCAGATCGGTCTGCGCGAGCTTAGCACCAAGATCAGGGAGCTAAAAAATTCTAAAATCGAATTTCTTTGTAACGAGGTCGTGGCGTATAAAATTTTCAAAGACGAGCGGTTTAAAATTTTACTTAACCCCTCGATCGCCGTAAATTTTACTAAAAATTTGATCTTTGCGCCCTACTTCGAGCACGGATTTATGGGGATCAAACGCCCCGTAAAATTCGAAGGCAAGGACGCTACGATGATCTGCGCAGGCAGCGTTTATGAGAATTACGAGAAATTTTTTAACTACGCTAAAGGAGTAGCATGA
- a CDS encoding nucleotide exchange factor GrpE, which produces MSHKFKEHGDKNAACDSEEKEVCEQCASEASESQEAQTCDDTDAQIQKLQNELSEITDKFYRANADFENLKKRLEKEKDSAVAYASESFAKDLLPIIDALEEAAKIDVEGNELADKIEVGVKQCLSLFTKTFEKYGIVPIATDAGFDPSVHNAISMIEAEGVKKGDIVQVYQKGYMYKQRVLRAAMVVVAK; this is translated from the coding sequence ATGAGCCATAAATTTAAAGAGCACGGCGATAAAAACGCAGCGTGCGATAGTGAAGAAAAAGAGGTTTGCGAGCAGTGCGCGTCAGAGGCGAGCGAGTCGCAAGAGGCGCAGACATGCGACGATACCGACGCGCAGATACAAAAGCTTCAAAACGAGCTGAGTGAGATCACCGATAAATTTTACCGCGCCAATGCGGATTTTGAAAATCTCAAAAAACGTTTGGAAAAAGAAAAAGATAGCGCTGTTGCTTACGCTAGCGAGAGCTTTGCGAAGGATCTGCTGCCGATAATCGACGCGCTTGAGGAAGCCGCCAAAATTGATGTGGAAGGTAATGAGCTTGCAGATAAAATTGAAGTTGGCGTAAAACAATGTCTAAGCCTTTTTACAAAGACTTTTGAAAAATATGGTATCGTGCCAATAGCGACGGATGCGGGATTTGATCCTAGCGTGCATAACGCTATTTCGATGATTGAAGCCGAAGGCGTTAAAAAAGGCGATATCGTTCAAGTATATCAAAAAGGCTATATGTATAAGCAGCGCGTTTTGCGCGCCGCTATGGTAGTAGTGGCGAAATAA
- the dnaK gene encoding molecular chaperone DnaK — translation MAKVIGIDLGTTNSCVSIFERGESKIIPNKEGKNTTPSVVAFTDKGEVLVGDSAKRQAVTNPEKTIYSIKRIMGLMMNEKNAQEAKKRLPYKIIDRNGACAVEIAGKVYTPQEISAKVLIKLKEDAEAFLGEPVVDAVITVPAYFNDSQRKATKEAGTIAGLNVLRIINEPTAAALAYGLDKKESEKIVVYDLGGGTFDVTVLETGDSVVEVLATGGNAFLGGDDFDNKLIDFLTSEFQSETGIDLRGDVMAMQRLKEAAENAKKELSSAMETTVNLPFITADATGPKHLMKTITRAKFESMIDSLVDETISTLKKVVSDAGLSMNDIKEVVMVGGSTRVPLVQEEVKKAFGKELNKSVNPDEVVAIGAAIQGAVIKGDVKDVLLLDVTPLSLGIETLGGVMTKIIEKGTTIPTKKSQTFSTAEDNQSAVTINVLQGEREFAKDNKSLGNFNLEGIMPAPRGVPQIEVEFNIDANGILTVSAKDKATGKATDIRITGSSGLSDAEIDKMVKDAELHKEEDNKRKETVEARNQADSIAHQTEKSLSEMGEKVPGDLRAKIEGALNDLKAVLKDENASKEAINSKVEALSKVAEDLYKAASANQGAQGGSQSSGANGGKKDDDVIDAEVE, via the coding sequence ATGGCAAAAGTCATAGGCATCGACCTAGGAACAACAAACTCGTGCGTAAGCATATTCGAACGCGGCGAGAGCAAGATCATACCGAATAAAGAGGGCAAAAACACCACTCCGTCGGTAGTCGCTTTCACCGATAAAGGCGAAGTTTTAGTAGGTGACAGTGCCAAGCGCCAAGCCGTCACCAACCCGGAAAAAACGATCTATTCGATCAAGCGCATCATGGGTCTTATGATGAATGAGAAAAACGCGCAGGAGGCTAAAAAGCGCCTACCGTATAAGATCATCGACCGAAATGGCGCGTGCGCGGTAGAGATCGCGGGCAAGGTTTATACGCCGCAAGAAATTTCAGCCAAGGTGCTAATCAAGCTAAAAGAGGACGCTGAGGCGTTTTTGGGCGAGCCGGTTGTCGATGCGGTCATAACCGTGCCTGCGTATTTCAACGACAGCCAAAGAAAGGCAACAAAAGAAGCAGGAACGATCGCGGGTCTTAACGTGCTTCGTATCATCAATGAACCTACCGCAGCAGCGCTTGCGTATGGACTGGATAAAAAAGAATCCGAAAAGATCGTAGTTTACGATCTGGGCGGCGGTACATTCGACGTAACCGTGCTAGAAACCGGCGATAGCGTCGTAGAAGTTTTAGCTACCGGCGGTAATGCATTTTTGGGCGGCGATGATTTCGATAACAAACTGATCGACTTTTTAACCTCAGAATTTCAATCTGAAACAGGCATCGACTTGCGCGGCGATGTCATGGCTATGCAACGCCTAAAAGAGGCTGCGGAAAACGCCAAAAAAGAGCTAAGCAGTGCGATGGAAACGACGGTAAATTTACCTTTCATTACCGCTGATGCCACAGGTCCAAAGCACCTGATGAAAACCATCACTAGAGCTAAATTTGAAAGCATGATCGATTCTTTGGTAGATGAGACCATAAGCACTCTAAAAAAGGTCGTAAGCGACGCGGGACTAAGCATGAACGACATCAAAGAAGTCGTCATGGTAGGCGGCTCGACGCGCGTGCCTTTAGTGCAAGAGGAAGTCAAAAAGGCTTTCGGCAAGGAGCTAAATAAGAGCGTAAACCCTGACGAAGTCGTAGCAATCGGTGCAGCAATCCAAGGCGCGGTCATCAAAGGCGACGTAAAAGATGTGCTACTACTCGACGTGACTCCGCTAAGCCTCGGCATCGAAACCCTGGGTGGCGTGATGACCAAGATCATCGAGAAGGGAACTACGATACCTACGAAAAAATCTCAAACCTTCTCAACTGCAGAGGATAACCAAAGCGCCGTTACGATCAACGTCTTGCAGGGCGAGCGCGAGTTTGCGAAAGATAACAAATCGCTAGGAAATTTCAATCTTGAAGGTATCATGCCCGCTCCTCGCGGCGTACCGCAGATCGAGGTGGAATTTAACATCGATGCGAACGGAATTTTAACTGTTTCGGCAAAAGACAAAGCTACCGGCAAAGCAACCGACATCCGCATAACCGGCTCAAGCGGTTTAAGCGACGCCGAGATCGATAAGATGGTAAAGGACGCCGAGCTTCATAAAGAGGAAGACAACAAGCGCAAAGAAACCGTCGAGGCGCGCAACCAAGCCGATAGCATCGCACATCAAACCGAAAAGAGCCTAAGCGAGATGGGCGAGAAGGTGCCGGGCGATCTACGCGCTAAGATCGAGGGCGCGCTAAACGATCTAAAAGCCGTGCTAAAGGATGAAAACGCGAGCAAGGAAGCGATAAACTCTAAAGTAGAAGCTCTAAGCAAGGTCGCCGAGGATCTATACAAGGCTGCCAGCGCAAATCAGGGCGCGCAAGGCGGATCGCAAAGCAGCGGTGCAAACGGCGGTAAAAAAGACGACGACGTCATCGACGCCGAAGTCGAATAA
- the tupA gene encoding tungstate ABC transporter substrate-binding protein TupA: protein MKKIFFVSLALSASLFAADNDLVMATTTSTDNTGLLDAIYPAYKAETGVDVKWTAVGTGAALKLGENCDADILFVHSPKVEKEFVEKGFGVDRTPVMYNDFILIADKSIAPKFKGKDLKGSFELIKAEKIKFFSRGDKSGTDNKEKGIWKKVDGAVPENEAWYNQTGQGMIATINAAAEQKGVTFTDRGTYIKYEDNKKGNPDMVIINEGDNDLKNFYSVIAVNPKHCPKADYENAQRFIKWITSEKGQKFVGDFKLLNKPLFTPDANTRKN, encoded by the coding sequence ATGAAAAAAATATTTTTTGTTTCGCTCGCTCTTAGTGCGAGCCTTTTTGCCGCCGATAACGATTTGGTGATGGCAACTACAACGAGCACCGATAATACGGGCTTGCTAGACGCTATCTATCCTGCGTATAAAGCGGAAACCGGCGTCGATGTCAAATGGACGGCGGTAGGCACGGGTGCTGCCCTAAAGCTTGGCGAGAACTGCGATGCGGACATACTTTTCGTGCATTCGCCGAAGGTCGAGAAAGAATTTGTAGAAAAAGGCTTCGGCGTTGATCGCACGCCCGTTATGTATAATGACTTTATCCTCATCGCCGATAAATCGATCGCGCCTAAATTTAAAGGCAAAGATCTTAAAGGTTCGTTTGAGCTAATCAAGGCGGAGAAGATTAAATTTTTCTCTCGCGGCGACAAATCGGGTACCGATAACAAAGAGAAAGGTATTTGGAAAAAGGTCGATGGCGCCGTGCCTGAAAACGAGGCATGGTATAACCAAACCGGTCAAGGTATGATCGCTACGATCAACGCAGCCGCCGAGCAAAAGGGCGTGACCTTCACCGATCGCGGCACCTACATCAAATACGAGGATAATAAAAAGGGCAATCCCGATATGGTTATCATCAACGAAGGCGATAACGATCTGAAGAATTTTTACTCAGTAATCGCGGTCAATCCGAAGCACTGCCCAAAAGCCGACTATGAAAACGCGCAGCGCTTCATCAAATGGATCACCAGCGAGAAGGGGCAGAAGTTTGTAGGCGATTTCAAGCTGCTAAACAAGCCGCTTTTCACCCCTGATGCGAATACTCGCAAGAACTAG
- the tupB gene encoding tungstate ABC transporter permease TupB: MDFILEGILSAFGLLFSGDAETFSAIKATLYTSSISILFAIITGFPIGFILGFYEFRARRTLRLLSDVALAMPTVAIGLILYAFISRNGPLGELGLLFTLKAVMLGQFVLALPIIVSLSASVIENMDKKHYLNIMNYRLSPLNLILCVLYELRYALLVVIATAYGRIVAEVGVAMMIGGNIKYFTRTITTAISLETNKGEFAMGIALALVLILIAFAVNLAIHALKRLDR; the protein is encoded by the coding sequence TTGGACTTTATTTTAGAAGGAATTTTAAGTGCATTCGGGCTGCTTTTTAGCGGCGATGCGGAGACCTTTTCGGCGATTAAAGCGACGCTTTATACTTCAAGTATCTCGATACTTTTTGCGATTATAACCGGCTTTCCGATAGGATTTATCCTCGGATTTTACGAATTTCGCGCTCGCAGAACGCTTAGGCTTTTAAGCGACGTAGCGCTTGCGATGCCCACGGTGGCGATAGGACTGATCCTTTACGCTTTCATCTCCAGAAACGGCCCCCTGGGCGAGCTGGGGTTGCTTTTTACGCTCAAAGCCGTGATGCTCGGACAGTTTGTGCTGGCGCTCCCTATCATCGTCTCGCTAAGCGCCAGCGTCATCGAAAATATGGATAAGAAGCACTATCTAAACATTATGAACTACCGCCTAAGCCCGCTAAATTTAATCCTTTGCGTGCTTTACGAGCTGCGCTACGCCCTGCTGGTCGTCATCGCCACCGCTTACGGGCGGATCGTCGCCGAGGTAGGCGTAGCGATGATGATCGGCGGCAATATCAAATATTTCACCCGCACGATCACCACGGCGATCTCGCTTGAGACCAACAAGGGCGAGTTTGCGATGGGTATAGCGCTCGCGCTGGTGCTGATTTTAATAGCGTTTGCGGTAAATTTAGCCATCCACGCGCTAAAAAGGTTAGATCGATGA
- the tupC gene encoding tungstate ABC transporter ATP-binding protein TupC, with protein sequence MNADKLKRPSKDFTDKNRAERERENFMSENSTDVNSAGENSTSKNSPTENSIIANSAGENSTNENFVNENSATENSASENSAAARSVPNSELISVRDLVLRYGRSEILNIPSLDLNTSGITALLGSNGSGKSTLLRILSFLQHPSSGSVELWGQRAPSLQTLRQTCLLLPEPVLLKRSVEQNFKFALKSRGALAEFDERIDEALGLTGLDRSFLSKKHFELSSGQTQRIAFALALAQRAKLYLLDEPTNSLDLAASKLFARAILFMRSRYGCGFIIASHDEKWLSAIAQRSVFLHRGKICEFEYKNIFDVQNGILKFSDEISLRLEGGLARARKIAINPSKILLSQSPFERCFAGILHSVSLQYGSSLLIKIKVGDVLLKCVTAQDERRWSAGERVYFGFESGAFLGLE encoded by the coding sequence ATGAATGCAGATAAGCTAAAGCGTCCGAGCAAAGATTTCACGGACAAAAACCGGGCGGAGCGGGAGCGCGAAAATTTTATGAGCGAAAATTCCACAGACGTAAATTCTGCAGGCGAGAATTCTACGAGTAAAAATTCTCCGACCGAGAATTCCATTATCGCAAATTCTGCGGGTGAAAATTCTACGAATGAAAATTTCGTGAATGAGAATTCTGCGACCGAGAATTCCGCGAGTGAGAATTCCGCCGCCGCGCGATCTGTACCCAATAGTGAGCTGATCTCGGTTCGGGATCTAGTGCTGCGCTACGGACGGAGCGAAATTTTAAATATCCCCAGCCTCGATCTAAATACGAGCGGCATCACGGCGCTTTTGGGTTCCAACGGCAGTGGAAAATCCACGCTGCTGCGGATTTTGTCCTTTTTGCAGCATCCAAGCAGCGGCAGCGTGGAACTTTGGGGGCAGCGTGCGCCATCTTTGCAGACGCTGCGGCAGACCTGCTTGCTGCTGCCCGAGCCCGTGCTTTTAAAACGCAGCGTGGAGCAAAATTTTAAATTTGCGCTCAAAAGTCGCGGCGCGCTTGCGGAATTTGACGAGCGGATTGATGAGGCGCTCGGCCTAACGGGGCTTGATAGAAGTTTTTTATCAAAGAAGCATTTCGAGCTTAGCTCGGGGCAAACGCAGCGCATCGCCTTTGCGCTCGCTCTGGCGCAGCGCGCGAAGCTCTATCTGCTCGACGAGCCGACCAACAGCCTCGATCTTGCCGCCTCCAAGCTCTTTGCGCGCGCGATTTTATTTATGCGAAGCCGCTACGGCTGCGGCTTTATCATCGCCAGCCACGATGAGAAATGGCTCAGCGCGATCGCGCAAAGAAGCGTATTTCTGCATCGCGGCAAGATATGCGAGTTTGAATACAAAAATATCTTTGACGTGCAAAACGGGATTTTAAAATTTTCGGATGAAATTTCGCTGCGCCTTGAAGGGGGACTCGCACGCGCCCGCAAAATCGCGATAAATCCGAGTAAAATTTTATTATCCCAAAGCCCATTTGAACGCTGCTTTGCGGGGATTTTGCACTCGGTTTCGCTTCAGTACGGCTCCTCTCTACTCATCAAGATCAAGGTGGGCGACGTGCTACTAAAATGCGTCACGGCGCAGGATGAGAGGCGCTGGAGCGCGGGCGAGAGGGTTTATTTCGGATTTGAAAGCGGCGCGTTTTTAGGGCTGGAGTAA
- a CDS encoding aminotransferase class V-fold PLP-dependent enzyme: MLSLDEIRKNIILKQGVHYFDFAASGLAYEPIEREIGEILKTYANTHSDSSSSAIITQRRYEGARESLKKLFGLDERFCLIACGQGATAAIKKFQELLGIYLPPATRSAIGEANLRAAQLPLVLVSPYEHHSNELSFREGLCDYMRVPLSESGEIDLLALEHILKLNAGRRIIGSFSAASNVTGVVSDYKKISELIRAAGGIVAFDCAALSSHANLDCDHFDAIFLSPHKLLGGVASCGLLAIKKQLLNSDVPTFAAGGTVAYASREGHVFLKNPEQLEEGGTPPIIGLMRANLAYALRNEVGFEQIKSAEDELARLFESELAGIDEIINYAPKGAPRLPIISFNVRGVSAYDFAASLSNDFGIQTRAGVMCAGPYAHDLLGIKEGRMPESKPGFVRVSLHYTHTEQDVLYLVGAIKSCIKKHRELWGEEKAMYEMFGGKI; the protein is encoded by the coding sequence ATGCTAAGCTTAGACGAAATTCGAAAAAATATCATCCTAAAACAGGGCGTGCATTATTTTGATTTCGCGGCTTCGGGGCTTGCTTATGAGCCCATAGAGCGCGAGATAGGCGAAATTTTAAAAACCTACGCCAACACACACTCCGACAGTAGCTCAAGCGCCATCATCACGCAGCGGCGCTACGAGGGAGCGCGAGAGAGCCTAAAAAAGCTATTTGGGCTTGACGAGCGGTTTTGTCTCATTGCTTGCGGACAGGGCGCGACGGCTGCGATCAAGAAATTTCAGGAGTTGCTAGGCATCTACCTGCCGCCTGCGACCAGAAGCGCGATCGGCGAGGCAAATTTACGCGCCGCGCAGCTTCCGCTCGTGCTCGTTTCGCCATACGAGCACCATTCAAACGAGCTTAGCTTTCGCGAGGGGCTTTGCGACTACATGCGCGTGCCGCTTAGCGAGTCCGGCGAGATCGATCTGCTAGCACTCGAGCACATATTAAAGCTAAATGCCGGACGCCGCATCATCGGCTCGTTTAGCGCCGCCTCAAATGTCACGGGCGTCGTTAGCGACTACAAAAAGATCAGCGAGCTAATCAGAGCCGCGGGCGGCATCGTAGCCTTTGACTGCGCAGCGCTGAGCTCGCACGCAAATTTAGACTGCGATCATTTCGATGCGATTTTCCTCTCGCCGCATAAGTTACTCGGCGGAGTCGCAAGTTGCGGGCTTTTGGCGATCAAAAAGCAGCTACTTAACAGCGATGTGCCGACATTTGCCGCGGGCGGGACGGTCGCCTACGCCAGCCGCGAAGGGCACGTGTTTTTGAAAAACCCCGAGCAGCTAGAGGAGGGCGGTACGCCGCCTATTATCGGGCTTATGCGGGCAAATTTAGCCTACGCGCTGCGAAACGAGGTGGGCTTCGAGCAAATAAAAAGCGCCGAGGACGAGCTCGCACGTCTTTTTGAGAGCGAGCTAGCAGGCATTGACGAGATCATAAATTACGCTCCAAAGGGCGCGCCGCGGCTGCCGATAATTTCTTTTAACGTGCGCGGCGTCTCGGCGTATGATTTCGCCGCGAGCCTTAGCAACGACTTCGGTATCCAGACGCGCGCGGGCGTGATGTGCGCGGGGCCGTACGCTCACGATCTGCTGGGTATCAAGGAGGGTCGCATGCCTGAGAGCAAGCCCGGCTTCGTGCGCGTGAGCCTGCACTACACGCACACCGAGCAAGACGTGCTATATCTAGTTGGTGCGATAAAATCCTGTATCAAAAAGCACCGCGAGCTTTGGGGCGAGGAAAAGGCGATGTATGAGATGTTCGGCGGGAAGATTTAA